Proteins encoded within one genomic window of Episyrphus balteatus chromosome 1, idEpiBalt1.1, whole genome shotgun sequence:
- the LOC129916213 gene encoding uncharacterized protein LOC129916213 produces MPMGNPLSPTIADLVLDYLLDECFEKMIEKPRFVAKYVDDIFAVINKDKIEEVLRSLNGFHPKIQFTIEMEKNFEIAFLDVKIRRQNDSLMFNWHQKDTASGRLINFRSNHPKHIILNTASNLISKIFTISDTCFHRTNEEKIIKMLRDNGFPSTLIRSLLFKHKNKIPQTKKDDRPTGYYNSVIFVPGLTENFKKSIVNKTKNILMAYKPNMTLSHLFTKLKNKPEKDKATDVIYKINCKGKPNEPCNLCYIGTTKQFLRQRMSNHKSDIKSNNPGKTALASHAIEYGHTPDFEDVKVLQTERHTSKRYTLETLHIINNKNNMNRKLDTQNISSVYCSLVS; encoded by the coding sequence ATGCCCATGGGTAATCCACTGTCACCTACCATCGCCGATTTAGTACTCGATTATTTACTTGATGAGTGCtttgaaaaaatgattgaaaaaccAAGATTTGTTGCAAAGTATGTAGACGACATATTTGCTGTaataaataaagataaaattGAAGAAGTTCTTAGATCCCTCAACGGTTTTCATCCTAAAATACAATTCACCATCGAAAtggagaaaaattttgaaatagcgtttcttgatgtaaaaattcgaCGGCAAAACGATTCTCTTATGTTCAATTGGCACCAAAAAGACACGGCATCAGGAAGATTAATCAATTTTCGTTCCAACCATCCGAAACACATAATTCTAAATACAGCTTCCAACTTAATAAGTAAGATTTTCACGATAAGTGACACTTGTTTCCACAGaacaaacgaagaaaaaataattaaaatgttgaGAGACAATGGGTTTCCTTCTACCTTAATACGCAGTCTtctcttcaaacataaaaataaaattccccaAACCAAAAAAGATGATCGTCCAACTGGCTACTATAACAGCGTTATTTTTGTACCTGGCTTAacggaaaatttcaaaaaatctatcgtcaacaaaaccaaaaatattctCATGGCTTATAAGCCCAACATGACGCTCAGCCATCTCTTcacaaaactcaaaaacaaaccAGAGAAAGATAAAGCTACAGATGTGATCTACAAGATTAACTGCAAAGGAAAACCGAATGAACCATGCAATTTGTGCTACATTGGCACAACAAAACAATTTCTCCGCCAACGCATGTCCAACCACAAGTCGGACATCAAATCCAACAACCCTGGAAAAACTGCATTAGCCAGCCATGCAATTGAGTATGGCCACACTCCGGACTTCGAAGATGTTAAAGTTCTCCAGACTGAACGACATACGTCTAAACGATATACACTGGAAACACTGCACATcattaataacaaaaacaacatgaaCCGAAAGCTCGACACACAAAACATATCATCCGTATATTGTTCTCTTGTCTCAtag